One genomic region from Aminivibrio pyruvatiphilus encodes:
- a CDS encoding xylulokinase, producing the protein MPLFLGVDMGTSSLKACVIDGEGHGAAGAKVPSETLSPGPGMYEVDGETCWWRGFLSLCGEISHSVPLSDIAGICVSSVCGSFIPVDGQGRQTHNAILYGIDRRAAKQAEELNEKYGPQLAARLGGPFTTHSVFPKILWLKERCPDVFHRTAFFLEPNNFVTFRLTGERAWDFPSAAGTTLVDRPALEWPGELFAAEGVDPARFPPLRWPLSVLGRVTAGAARETGLPEGIPVAVGACDINAEAAAARAFFPGDCVVVFGSTVSLLLTTERPAEVPGFVSGMSLLEGTFRVGAATASGSRFLQWMNRTFRSGDPEREQSPTGILILPWLDGARTPFHNPEARMTFNGMDGSATPGRMIRAGREALGYELSFLLSRIGEVRAVPDVLDVSGGLCNDRTLMGIISSITGKKLRLHRDVDASYGDALIAASASGFLPPDELKAMGGGGTMVFPDRALHEKFLPWSRCFRNLAENGGMTRP; encoded by the coding sequence ATGCCCCTGTTTCTGGGTGTGGACATGGGAACATCCTCCCTCAAAGCCTGCGTCATCGACGGTGAAGGCCATGGGGCCGCCGGGGCCAAGGTTCCGTCGGAGACCCTTTCTCCGGGGCCGGGCATGTACGAGGTGGACGGAGAAACATGCTGGTGGCGGGGGTTCCTTTCTCTCTGCGGGGAGATTTCCCATTCCGTTCCGCTGTCGGACATCGCCGGGATCTGCGTCAGCTCCGTGTGCGGATCCTTCATCCCGGTGGACGGGCAGGGGCGGCAGACCCACAATGCCATCCTTTACGGTATCGACCGGCGGGCGGCCAAACAGGCGGAGGAACTGAATGAAAAATACGGTCCCCAGCTCGCTGCAAGGCTCGGAGGCCCTTTCACCACCCATTCCGTCTTCCCCAAGATCCTCTGGCTGAAGGAGCGCTGCCCGGATGTATTCCACAGGACAGCCTTCTTCCTGGAGCCCAACAACTTCGTCACCTTCCGCCTTACCGGAGAACGGGCCTGGGATTTTCCTTCCGCCGCCGGGACGACCCTGGTGGATCGTCCGGCTCTGGAGTGGCCCGGGGAGCTCTTTGCCGCGGAAGGGGTCGATCCTGCCCGGTTTCCCCCTCTCCGCTGGCCTCTCTCCGTCCTCGGGCGGGTGACGGCCGGCGCTGCCCGTGAAACGGGACTCCCCGAGGGCATTCCCGTCGCCGTCGGAGCCTGCGACATCAACGCCGAGGCGGCCGCGGCCAGGGCCTTTTTCCCGGGGGACTGCGTGGTGGTCTTCGGCTCCACGGTAAGCCTGCTCCTGACCACGGAGAGACCTGCCGAGGTTCCGGGCTTCGTCTCAGGCATGTCCCTCCTCGAAGGGACCTTCCGCGTCGGCGCGGCCACGGCGTCGGGCTCCCGGTTCCTCCAGTGGATGAACCGGACGTTTCGTTCGGGGGATCCGGAGCGGGAGCAGTCTCCCACGGGCATTCTCATCCTTCCCTGGCTCGACGGGGCACGGACGCCCTTCCACAACCCGGAGGCAAGGATGACCTTCAACGGCATGGACGGGTCAGCCACCCCCGGAAGAATGATCCGGGCAGGAAGGGAAGCCCTGGGCTACGAGCTTTCCTTCCTGCTTTCCAGGATAGGGGAGGTCCGAGCCGTTCCGGACGTGCTCGACGTTTCCGGGGGGCTCTGCAACGACAGGACCCTCATGGGGATCATCAGCTCCATTACGGGGAAAAAGCTCAGGCTTCACCGGGATGTTGACGCGTCCTACGGAGATGCCCTCATTGCGGCCTCCGCGTCGGGCTTCCTTCCGCCGGATGAGCTGAAAGCCATGGGCGGAGGAGGGACCATGGTCTTTCCCGACCGGGCCCTCCACGAGAAATTCCTGCCCTGGAGCCGCTGCTTCAGGAATCTGGCCGAAAACGGGGGAATGACCCGGCCCTAG
- a CDS encoding sugar ABC transporter ATP-binding protein: MTVLETRNLTKEFPGVRALSDFSFTLEKGEIHGLVGENGAGKSTLVKILAGVHTPSSGSFLLNGREMHFRSPRDAADRIGVVHQERELVPHFSGWENLFLGLEFSSAGFLLKRKMREDALRFAEKYGMDVDLDAPASEMGSGRQEMLSILKVLFRNPEVVIFDEPTAPLSVKECESLFALVRDLKARGLAILYISHHLSEVLDLADRVTVLRNGKKVDTLDASSVDEQGLIRLMIDRDLAGQYPKRPVALGEEVFAMEGCSSAAGRFKDVSFSVRRGEIVGFAGLVGSGRTELARAVFCGLPFEEGTMRLAGKPFTSGSPGESIAKGMAMIPENRREEGVVSDLSVGENLVLPLLGNFTSLGFLRKKDAARHAVSVSERLSIKSAGLSQDVRTLSGGNQQKVSVGKWFGTPSLLWIFDEPTQGIDVDAKREVYSIMEDLAEGGAGVWFISSDLRELLAMADRIIVMKNNRIAGEFRPPCDSEEILATMMGEEG, from the coding sequence ATGACCGTCCTCGAGACCCGGAACCTCACCAAGGAATTTCCCGGGGTACGGGCACTTTCTGACTTCTCCTTTACCCTGGAGAAGGGAGAGATTCATGGGCTCGTGGGCGAAAACGGGGCGGGGAAATCCACCCTGGTGAAGATCCTCGCGGGGGTTCACACCCCCTCCTCGGGGTCCTTCCTCCTGAACGGCAGGGAGATGCATTTCCGGTCTCCCAGGGACGCGGCGGACCGCATCGGCGTGGTGCACCAGGAGAGAGAGCTTGTTCCCCATTTTTCAGGGTGGGAGAACCTGTTCCTCGGCCTGGAATTCTCCTCGGCCGGTTTCCTCCTGAAGAGGAAAATGCGGGAAGATGCCCTCCGGTTCGCTGAAAAATACGGCATGGACGTGGATCTCGACGCCCCCGCGTCCGAGATGGGCAGCGGGAGGCAGGAAATGCTCTCCATCCTGAAGGTGCTTTTCCGGAATCCGGAAGTGGTGATCTTCGACGAGCCCACCGCCCCGCTGAGCGTGAAGGAGTGCGAAAGCCTCTTCGCCCTCGTCCGGGACCTGAAGGCCCGGGGGCTGGCCATCCTCTACATATCGCACCACCTTTCCGAGGTGCTCGACCTGGCCGACCGGGTCACGGTCCTCAGGAACGGGAAAAAGGTGGATACATTGGACGCTTCCTCCGTGGACGAGCAGGGGCTCATCCGCCTGATGATCGACCGGGACCTCGCCGGGCAGTATCCCAAGCGCCCAGTCGCACTGGGGGAAGAGGTCTTTGCCATGGAAGGATGCTCTTCGGCGGCGGGCAGGTTCAAGGACGTGTCCTTTTCCGTCCGCCGGGGGGAGATCGTCGGCTTCGCCGGGCTTGTGGGCTCGGGCAGGACGGAACTTGCCCGGGCGGTCTTCTGCGGGCTCCCCTTCGAGGAAGGGACCATGCGCCTCGCCGGGAAACCCTTCACCTCAGGAAGTCCGGGGGAGAGCATCGCGAAAGGCATGGCCATGATACCGGAGAACCGCAGGGAAGAAGGGGTGGTTTCCGATCTGTCCGTGGGGGAGAACCTGGTGCTGCCCCTGCTGGGCAATTTCACCTCCCTCGGCTTCCTGCGGAAGAAGGATGCCGCCCGCCATGCAGTTTCAGTGTCTGAACGGCTGTCCATCAAGTCGGCGGGCCTGTCCCAGGACGTGCGGACCCTGAGCGGAGGCAACCAGCAGAAGGTCTCGGTGGGGAAGTGGTTCGGCACGCCGTCACTGCTGTGGATTTTCGACGAGCCTACCCAGGGGATCGATGTGGACGCCAAGCGGGAGGTCTACTCCATCATGGAGGACCTCGCCGAGGGCGGCGCGGGCGTGTGGTTCATAAGTTCCGACCTTCGGGAACTGCTCGCCATGGCCGACAGGATCATTGTCATGAAAAACAACCGCATCGCCGGGGAGTTCCGCCCTCCCTGCGACAGCGAAGAAATACTCGCTACCATGATGGGGGAGGAAGGCTGA
- a CDS encoding Zn-dependent hydrolase: MLEAKTERIRKDIETMAGFTATPGKGMTRFSFSKEDRMTRDYIASEMKGAGLTVFEDAAGNLFGRREGTVPGAPAVMIGSHFDSVKNGGAFDGPAGVVMGLEIARVLQENGIAAEHPLEFAALVEEEGARFGGGLYGSRAMTGKVTREALDTFKDRDGVSAAEAMKAFGFDPDKIGEAVRPKGSLKAFIEMHIEQGPILESGGTDLGLVKTIVGISQREVEILGRPDHAGTTPMDMRCNALTAAAEAVLFLDRAAKEAAGGTVGTVGRMEVFPGGANIVPGRVFFTIDVRSVYMEKLEQVTGSFAAFLKELEKKHGVTISVTDKLTVRPVEMSAEILGLFEAEAAKRSYTSKVMQSGAGHDAMIMASAADVGLVFVPSKGGRSHCPEEWTDYGQIKKGVDVVLGAVLSLAKTAV, from the coding sequence ATGCTGGAGGCAAAAACAGAGAGGATCAGAAAGGACATCGAAACCATGGCCGGGTTCACGGCAACGCCCGGGAAGGGCATGACGAGGTTCTCCTTCTCGAAGGAGGACCGGATGACCAGGGACTACATCGCCTCGGAAATGAAAGGGGCAGGGCTTACGGTCTTCGAGGACGCGGCAGGAAACCTGTTCGGACGGCGGGAGGGAACCGTTCCCGGGGCGCCGGCTGTCATGATCGGATCCCATTTCGACTCGGTGAAGAACGGCGGGGCCTTCGACGGCCCGGCGGGGGTGGTCATGGGCCTGGAAATCGCCAGGGTTCTCCAAGAGAACGGCATCGCCGCGGAGCACCCCCTGGAGTTCGCCGCCCTAGTGGAAGAAGAAGGAGCCCGGTTCGGCGGAGGGCTCTACGGCAGCAGGGCCATGACCGGCAAAGTCACCAGGGAGGCCCTGGACACCTTCAAAGACCGGGACGGCGTGTCCGCCGCAGAGGCCATGAAAGCCTTCGGCTTCGATCCCGACAAAATCGGCGAGGCAGTCCGGCCAAAGGGCAGCCTGAAGGCCTTCATCGAGATGCACATCGAACAGGGCCCCATCCTCGAGAGCGGCGGGACGGATCTGGGCCTGGTCAAGACCATCGTGGGAATCAGCCAGAGGGAAGTGGAGATCCTCGGCAGGCCGGACCACGCCGGGACAACCCCCATGGACATGCGGTGCAACGCCCTGACCGCGGCCGCAGAGGCGGTCCTCTTCCTCGACCGGGCAGCGAAGGAAGCCGCCGGTGGAACGGTGGGGACCGTGGGCAGGATGGAAGTCTTCCCCGGCGGGGCGAACATCGTTCCGGGAAGGGTGTTCTTCACCATCGACGTCCGCTCGGTGTACATGGAGAAGCTCGAACAGGTGACCGGGTCCTTCGCCGCCTTCCTGAAGGAACTGGAGAAGAAGCACGGCGTCACCATATCCGTCACAGACAAGCTGACCGTCCGGCCCGTGGAGATGTCGGCGGAGATCCTCGGCCTTTTCGAAGCCGAGGCGGCGAAGCGGAGCTACACGTCGAAGGTCATGCAGAGCGGTGCGGGGCACGACGCCATGATCATGGCATCGGCCGCGGACGTGGGCCTGGTCTTCGTTCCCAGCAAGGGAGGGCGGAGCCACTGCCCTGAGGAGTGGACCGACTACGGCCAGATCAAGAAGGGCGTGGACGTGGTCCTCGGCGCGGTGCTCTCCCTGGCGAAGACCGCGGTCTGA
- a CDS encoding sugar ABC transporter substrate-binding protein has product MKRTAVLLAAIAVVLAAAGYGAAKEISVGFIATNFSAEAQARVANSFEKLAKDKGWDVKMLNSAGSIETQSNQLENLYQMKVDAVVMAMAHPQEIRPALDKLVEAKIPVITIDSGYVDGVVADITADNFAMGAKASTFLMDTIGGQGNIIVIKFEKHYGTRRRGKVLDVVLTEYPGVKILAEYSVVATKRFMDDTRAAMETYATRFGDQIDGVWCAFDQLAYVAGDVLQERGNKKAVIVGVDGNQETFRRIGAGQMAATVAQPFEAMAGKAIELVNALAVEGKTVEEATGGRKIFYMDAPLIDRTSLPE; this is encoded by the coding sequence ATGAAAAGAACGGCGGTACTGTTGGCGGCAATAGCGGTTGTCCTCGCGGCGGCGGGGTACGGAGCGGCGAAGGAGATCTCGGTGGGCTTCATCGCCACGAACTTCTCGGCGGAAGCCCAGGCGCGGGTGGCCAATTCCTTCGAGAAGCTGGCGAAGGACAAGGGCTGGGACGTGAAGATGCTCAACTCGGCCGGATCCATCGAGACCCAGTCCAACCAGCTCGAGAACCTGTACCAGATGAAGGTCGACGCCGTGGTCATGGCCATGGCCCATCCCCAGGAGATCCGCCCCGCCCTGGACAAGCTCGTGGAGGCGAAGATCCCCGTGATTACCATCGACTCCGGGTACGTGGACGGCGTTGTGGCGGACATCACGGCCGATAACTTCGCCATGGGTGCGAAGGCGTCCACCTTCCTGATGGACACCATCGGTGGCCAGGGCAACATCATCGTCATCAAGTTCGAGAAGCACTACGGCACCCGCCGGAGGGGCAAGGTCCTCGACGTGGTGCTCACCGAGTATCCCGGCGTGAAGATTCTGGCCGAGTACAGCGTGGTGGCCACCAAGCGCTTCATGGACGACACAAGGGCCGCCATGGAGACCTACGCGACCCGTTTCGGCGACCAGATCGACGGTGTGTGGTGCGCCTTCGACCAGCTTGCTTATGTGGCCGGCGACGTGCTCCAGGAGCGGGGCAACAAGAAGGCAGTGATCGTGGGCGTTGACGGCAACCAGGAGACCTTCCGCCGGATCGGCGCCGGACAGATGGCAGCCACGGTGGCCCAGCCCTTCGAAGCCATGGCGGGGAAGGCCATAGAGCTGGTGAACGCCCTCGCCGTGGAAGGAAAGACCGTTGAGGAAGCCACGGGCGGCCGGAAGATCTTCTACATGGACGCTCCTCTCATTGACAGAACCAGCCTGCCGGAATAA
- a CDS encoding ABC transporter permease, with product MSQDKLNFQQSLTRFGTILALIVISAGFAVAVPGFAGGENIMNILRQIALLAVISEGFTMCLIVGELDLAFPHIASLSGALVAGLIFGGMHPLAAVLISLAVGIAFGLAAGLLVTKIGIPSLITTLATGIIAGGMVYMYTKGVSFYGQMPPSFLALGRGSVGPVPSLIFIMFAVVAAAQVMISSTRTGKYMQATGANPAASRLAGINIDRCKIFALSLSGLAAAFTGILLTSRLGSANPEGASGFMMDAFAAALLGMTVLSVGRANPFGTFVGALMIGVINNGMTLAGAPYYTQDIVKGLIILLSVTITSLQAKKMARH from the coding sequence ATGTCCCAGGATAAACTGAATTTCCAGCAGTCGCTGACGAGGTTCGGCACCATACTCGCCCTGATCGTCATCTCGGCGGGTTTTGCCGTCGCCGTCCCCGGCTTTGCGGGCGGGGAGAACATCATGAACATCCTCCGGCAGATCGCCCTGCTTGCCGTCATTTCTGAAGGGTTCACCATGTGCCTCATCGTGGGCGAACTGGACCTGGCCTTTCCCCATATCGCCAGCCTGTCCGGGGCACTCGTGGCGGGGCTTATCTTCGGGGGGATGCACCCCCTGGCGGCGGTGCTCATCTCCCTGGCCGTGGGGATCGCCTTCGGCCTGGCGGCGGGACTGCTGGTGACCAAGATCGGCATCCCGTCCCTCATCACCACCCTCGCCACGGGCATCATCGCAGGCGGCATGGTCTACATGTACACCAAGGGTGTCTCCTTCTACGGCCAGATGCCCCCGTCCTTCCTCGCCCTCGGCAGGGGGAGCGTGGGGCCGGTGCCGTCCCTCATCTTCATCATGTTCGCCGTGGTCGCGGCGGCCCAGGTGATGATTTCCTCCACCCGCACGGGCAAGTACATGCAGGCCACGGGGGCCAACCCTGCAGCCTCCCGCCTCGCGGGCATCAACATCGACCGGTGCAAAATATTCGCCCTTAGCCTCTCCGGCCTGGCTGCGGCCTTCACGGGCATCCTGCTCACGTCCCGCCTCGGCTCGGCCAACCCCGAAGGTGCGTCGGGGTTCATGATGGACGCCTTCGCGGCGGCCCTCCTCGGCATGACGGTGCTCAGCGTCGGCCGGGCAAATCCCTTCGGTACCTTCGTCGGTGCCCTTATGATCGGGGTCATCAACAACGGCATGACCCTCGCCGGGGCGCCCTACTACACCCAGGACATCGTGAAGGGGCTCATTATCCTGCTGTCCGTCACCATAACGTCCCTTCAGGCGAAAAAGATGGCGCGGCACTGA
- a CDS encoding sugar-binding transcriptional regulator, translated as MYSDALLVKTSELYYYSRMSQAEIGRVLGVSVPTVSRILQEAMERGIIEVRIRDTLTRTADAEEALKKKFGLLDAVVVEIPQDTDGNFLRKLLGKKASELLPRFCDRGGTIGIGCGVTIREMIESLDRSRRFPDLRIVPLLGGWGKEEPERETNRLASDMGNILGCAFSYLLAPAIVSSAEVRDLLLQEPQIQLTTRLWDSVKTAFFSIGPELDRMFFPYIPAEYLDMEKARKAGGVGDVLGRIIDGKGREVPIPYNGRLVSIPFETLKNIPRRVGIGGGPQKYRGIYAALAGKLVNVLITDFETSEYLLHLEAMEHDGI; from the coding sequence ATGTATTCGGACGCCCTGCTGGTAAAAACCTCGGAGCTCTACTACTACTCCCGGATGTCCCAGGCCGAGATCGGCCGCGTGCTGGGCGTCTCCGTCCCCACGGTCTCCCGCATCCTCCAGGAAGCCATGGAACGGGGCATCATCGAGGTCCGCATCCGGGACACCCTTACCCGGACGGCAGACGCCGAGGAGGCGCTGAAAAAAAAGTTCGGCCTGCTGGACGCCGTGGTGGTGGAGATTCCCCAGGACACCGACGGCAATTTTCTCCGCAAGCTTCTCGGAAAGAAGGCCAGCGAGCTGCTGCCCCGATTCTGCGACCGGGGAGGGACCATAGGCATCGGCTGCGGGGTGACCATCCGGGAGATGATCGAATCCCTGGACCGGTCGCGCCGTTTCCCCGACCTGAGGATCGTCCCCCTCCTGGGGGGATGGGGCAAAGAGGAGCCCGAGCGGGAAACGAACCGCCTCGCCAGCGACATGGGCAACATCCTGGGGTGCGCTTTCTCCTACCTGCTGGCCCCCGCCATCGTCAGCTCCGCGGAAGTGCGTGACCTGCTGCTGCAGGAGCCCCAGATCCAGCTGACCACCCGCCTGTGGGATTCTGTGAAGACGGCCTTTTTCTCCATCGGGCCGGAGCTGGACAGAATGTTCTTTCCCTACATCCCGGCGGAATACCTCGACATGGAAAAGGCCCGCAAAGCAGGGGGCGTGGGCGATGTGCTCGGCAGGATCATCGACGGAAAGGGAAGGGAAGTGCCCATCCCCTACAACGGCAGGCTGGTGAGCATCCCCTTCGAAACCCTGAAGAACATTCCCCGCCGCGTGGGCATCGGCGGCGGGCCCCAGAAGTACAGGGGAATCTACGCCGCCCTGGCGGGAAAACTGGTGAACGTGCTCATCACGGATTTCGAGACGAGCGAATATCTCTTGCATCTGGAGGCGATGGAACATGACGGTATTTGA
- a CDS encoding DMT family transporter translates to MAEKPPVSPWLVLSVGVFAISTGAIFARMADAPALVIAAYRTGLASLFLLPFTGAGTLREARGLSRKDLLTVVLSGGFLALHFAAWISSLFYTTVASSVVIVNAIPLWTGLLSPMLTGDPFSSRLKKGLLLALPGGVIIGWGDFALGGTALWGDFLALLGSFFAALYILFGRRVRPRMSLTGYVTLNYGTSALVLWAIVAAMGLPPSGYSGTTWAAFFLMALVPQILGHSSYNWALRWLSGGTVALCLLGEPIGSTILAALFLSEPVTLGKAAGGALILAGIFIASQEEKNEPHKRRKEG, encoded by the coding sequence ATGGCGGAGAAGCCCCCGGTATCGCCCTGGCTCGTCCTTTCCGTGGGGGTGTTCGCCATCTCCACCGGGGCCATCTTCGCCCGCATGGCGGACGCCCCGGCCCTGGTGATCGCCGCCTACAGAACGGGGCTCGCCTCCCTCTTCCTCCTGCCCTTCACCGGCGCGGGTACTCTTCGGGAGGCCCGGGGCCTCTCAAGAAAGGACCTCCTGACGGTGGTTCTCTCGGGGGGCTTCCTCGCCCTGCACTTCGCCGCGTGGATCTCCTCCCTCTTCTACACCACCGTGGCGAGCAGCGTGGTTATCGTGAACGCCATCCCCCTGTGGACGGGGCTGCTCTCTCCCATGCTGACGGGGGATCCTTTTTCCTCCCGGCTGAAGAAGGGCCTGCTGCTCGCCCTTCCCGGAGGGGTCATCATAGGGTGGGGGGATTTCGCCCTGGGCGGGACAGCTCTCTGGGGGGATTTTCTCGCCCTGCTGGGAAGCTTCTTCGCCGCCCTGTACATCCTCTTCGGCAGAAGAGTCCGACCGAGGATGTCCCTGACGGGCTACGTGACCCTGAACTACGGCACTTCGGCCCTTGTCTTGTGGGCCATCGTGGCCGCCATGGGCCTCCCGCCCTCGGGGTATTCCGGGACAACCTGGGCTGCCTTCTTTCTCATGGCCCTGGTGCCCCAGATCCTGGGCCATTCAAGCTACAACTGGGCCCTCCGCTGGCTCTCGGGGGGAACCGTGGCGCTCTGCCTTCTGGGGGAGCCCATCGGCAGCACCATCCTCGCGGCCCTCTTCCTCTCCGAGCCCGTGACCCTGGGCAAGGCGGCGGGAGGGGCCCTCATCCTGGCGGGGATTTTCATCGCGTCACAAGAGGAAAAGAACGAACCGCACAAGAGAAGAAAGGAAGGATAG
- a CDS encoding BtpA/SgcQ family protein translates to MTVFEELFKVKKPLLGMVHFPPLPGSPLYDAGAGMQKIRDTALRDAEALVKAGFDGIVFSNEGDRPYLSKVDHATVAAMSRVISETSATFDVPFGLSVLADPEAAVAIGAAVEADFVRIFLSWVFVGDWGIVDPDAGKIQRLKSSLSGKMKVFANISGHTEPLGGRKLEDIARGAVKFGLADAVCLAGTTAGSEIAEDDLRAARRGAGDAPVIAGTGVSVENAERMLSLADGVIMGTSIKFGRDTFKPVDPEKAAEFIRRAKDIRDRLK, encoded by the coding sequence ATGACGGTATTTGAAGAACTGTTCAAGGTAAAGAAACCCCTTCTCGGGATGGTGCACTTTCCTCCCCTTCCCGGGTCCCCTCTCTACGACGCCGGGGCGGGCATGCAAAAAATCCGCGACACGGCTCTGAGGGACGCGGAAGCCCTGGTGAAGGCGGGCTTCGACGGCATCGTCTTCAGCAACGAGGGAGACCGGCCCTACCTTTCGAAGGTTGACCACGCCACCGTGGCGGCCATGAGCAGAGTCATCTCCGAGACCTCGGCGACCTTCGACGTGCCCTTCGGCCTTTCGGTCCTCGCCGACCCCGAGGCAGCCGTGGCCATCGGCGCGGCGGTGGAGGCCGACTTCGTGCGGATCTTCCTCTCCTGGGTCTTCGTGGGCGACTGGGGCATCGTGGACCCCGACGCGGGGAAGATCCAGAGACTTAAGTCCTCCCTGTCGGGAAAGATGAAGGTCTTTGCCAACATCTCGGGCCACACGGAACCCCTGGGGGGCCGGAAACTCGAAGACATCGCCCGGGGGGCCGTGAAGTTCGGCCTTGCCGATGCGGTCTGCCTGGCGGGCACCACCGCCGGGAGCGAGATCGCCGAGGACGATCTCCGTGCCGCCCGCCGGGGAGCGGGGGATGCCCCTGTGATCGCCGGCACCGGCGTGAGCGTGGAGAACGCGGAGCGGATGCTCTCCCTTGCCGACGGCGTGATCATGGGAACGAGCATCAAGTTCGGCAGGGACACCTTCAAACCCGTGGATCCGGAGAAGGCCGCCGAGTTCATCCGCCGGGCGAAGGACATCAGGGACAGGCTGAAATGA
- a CDS encoding aldo/keto reductase, translating to MQYFPFGTTGVSVSELGFGAIPIIRLSFAEAERTLRRACDLGITLFDTANAYHDSEEKIGRALAPVRDTIFLATKTMKRDAASAAEHIDLSLRRLNTDYIDLFQFHQVALEKDWEKIMAPGGAMEAVLEAQKAGKIRFIGITSHSLSMAKKYVESGLFVSIQFPFNFIETDAAKELHPLAREKGVAILAMKPFAGGAITDAALAFKYLRSHENLFPIPGYDSVESVEQIVAFYEKPNEVTGNDLAAMEAVRSELGGQFCRRCEYCQPCPQGVSITQGMIYPLLASRMSPEVASEFASAGMDTLPKCTECGACVKKCPYTLPIPSMLKKHYDLYLGHRKAKA from the coding sequence ATGCAATATTTTCCCTTCGGCACCACAGGAGTCTCCGTCTCCGAACTCGGATTCGGGGCCATACCCATCATCCGGCTGTCCTTCGCCGAGGCCGAGCGGACCCTCCGCCGGGCCTGCGACCTGGGCATCACCCTCTTCGACACGGCGAACGCCTACCACGACAGCGAGGAGAAAATCGGCAGGGCCCTTGCCCCGGTGAGAGACACAATCTTCCTCGCCACAAAGACCATGAAGCGGGACGCCGCCTCCGCCGCGGAGCACATCGACCTGAGCCTGAGGCGGCTGAATACCGACTATATCGACCTCTTCCAGTTCCACCAGGTGGCCCTTGAAAAGGACTGGGAGAAGATCATGGCTCCCGGAGGCGCCATGGAGGCGGTCCTGGAGGCACAAAAGGCGGGGAAGATCCGCTTTATCGGCATCACCTCCCACAGCCTCTCCATGGCGAAGAAGTACGTGGAGTCGGGCCTGTTCGTCTCCATCCAGTTCCCCTTCAACTTCATCGAGACCGACGCGGCGAAGGAACTCCACCCCCTCGCGCGGGAAAAGGGCGTGGCCATCCTCGCCATGAAACCCTTCGCGGGCGGGGCCATCACCGACGCTGCCCTGGCCTTCAAGTACCTCCGCTCCCACGAAAATCTCTTTCCCATTCCCGGGTACGACTCGGTAGAGTCGGTGGAGCAGATCGTCGCGTTCTACGAGAAACCGAACGAAGTCACAGGCAATGACCTTGCCGCCATGGAGGCGGTAAGGAGCGAGCTGGGAGGCCAGTTCTGCCGACGGTGCGAGTACTGCCAGCCCTGTCCCCAGGGAGTCTCCATCACCCAGGGAATGATCTATCCCCTCTTGGCGAGCCGCATGTCCCCGGAGGTTGCGTCCGAATTCGCCTCCGCGGGCATGGACACCCTGCCCAAATGCACGGAGTGCGGGGCCTGCGTGAAAAAGTGCCCCTACACCCTCCCCATTCCGTCCATGCTGAAAAAGCACTACGATCTGTACCTCGGCCACAGGAAGGCGAAGGCCTAG